One region of Effusibacillus pohliae DSM 22757 genomic DNA includes:
- the dnaJ gene encoding molecular chaperone DnaJ, with protein MSKRDYYEVLGVSKNATEEEIKKAYRKLARKYHPDINKEPDAEAKFKEINEAYEVLSDKEKRARYDQFGHADPGAGFGGGGTGFGGAGDFDGFGGFGDIFDMFFGGGRPRGPRKGADLQYNLQIEFEEAAKGVEKEIEIPRTEECPTCHGSGAKPGTHPETCSVCRGTGTQEQVINTPLGRMVNRRTCQVCGGDGQIIKNPCTQCRGSGTIRVRKRINVKIPAGVDTGNRIRISGAGEPGDKGAPPGDLYVVIYVREHKFFERDGDDIFCRVPISFVQAALGDEIEVETLDGKVKLRIPEGTQTGTSFRLRGKGMPRLNSSYRGDQHVRVIVVTPTNLTERQRELLRQLGEELGVRPHEQQRSFFEKVKDAAKDALNWD; from the coding sequence TTGAGCAAGCGAGATTATTATGAGGTTCTTGGCGTCAGCAAGAATGCGACTGAAGAAGAAATCAAGAAGGCCTACCGCAAGCTGGCTCGCAAATACCACCCGGACATCAACAAGGAGCCGGATGCGGAGGCCAAGTTCAAGGAAATAAACGAAGCGTACGAGGTGCTGTCCGACAAGGAAAAACGGGCCCGCTACGACCAGTTCGGCCATGCGGATCCGGGGGCCGGGTTTGGCGGTGGCGGAACTGGCTTCGGTGGGGCGGGTGATTTCGACGGTTTCGGCGGTTTTGGCGACATTTTCGATATGTTCTTTGGTGGCGGGCGTCCGCGTGGACCGCGGAAAGGCGCTGATTTGCAATACAATTTGCAGATCGAGTTTGAAGAAGCCGCGAAAGGGGTTGAGAAGGAAATCGAGATTCCGCGCACGGAAGAATGCCCGACCTGTCACGGATCGGGGGCGAAACCGGGAACGCATCCCGAGACATGCAGTGTTTGCCGGGGGACCGGTACGCAAGAACAGGTGATCAACACCCCGCTCGGCCGGATGGTCAACCGCCGTACCTGCCAGGTGTGCGGCGGCGACGGCCAGATCATCAAAAATCCCTGTACGCAATGCCGCGGATCCGGCACGATTCGGGTACGCAAGCGCATCAATGTGAAAATTCCGGCCGGTGTGGACACCGGCAACCGCATCCGCATCAGCGGGGCGGGCGAACCGGGCGACAAAGGGGCGCCTCCGGGCGACTTGTACGTCGTGATCTACGTGCGCGAGCACAAATTTTTCGAACGGGACGGAGACGATATTTTCTGCCGCGTACCGATCAGCTTTGTCCAAGCCGCATTGGGCGACGAGATCGAGGTCGAGACGCTCGACGGCAAAGTCAAGCTGCGCATCCCGGAGGGCACCCAAACGGGAACCTCGTTCCGCCTGCGTGGCAAAGGCATGCCGCGGCTCAACAGCTCCTACCGCGGCGACCAGCACGTCCGCGTCATCGTCGTGACGCCCACCAACCTGACGGAAAGGCAGCGCGAACTGCTACGCCAGCTGGGCGAGGAGCTGGGTGTCAGGCCGCATGAGCAGCAGCGCTCGTTTTTTGAGAAAGTCAAGGACGCGGCGAAGGATGCGTTGAATTGGGATTAG